In a single window of the Terriglobus roseus genome:
- a CDS encoding Ku protein, with protein sequence MARPYWSGTIQISLVSFAVKFFVATEAKSQIRFHQISRSTGERVRHQKVLASSLEENDGGSGEDESQASSTVGKDDIVKGYEYAKGQYVMIEPSEIANLRVPSKHAISIEQFVDESEIDPAYFEKPYFVAPDGDAQAEAFAVVREAMGKAGKVGIGKIAFAGREHVVAIMASKDDEGRGLMAYTMRYQEELRNPNVYFASIPKVEIEEDQLELAQQLIKKKTAKFDPKRYKDGYEVALKELVDAKVHNEPIPVEEPAPKRAKVVNLMDALRSSLAGKADADDETDAPPPGTKKTAAKTETKKSSKKSTVTEMPRRDQVTPERKKASASVKPAKASPRHKSA encoded by the coding sequence ATGGCTCGTCCATATTGGTCAGGCACCATCCAGATTTCGCTCGTCTCATTCGCGGTGAAGTTCTTCGTCGCCACCGAAGCAAAGAGCCAGATACGCTTCCACCAGATCAGCCGCTCCACCGGCGAGCGCGTTCGGCACCAGAAGGTGCTGGCGTCTTCGCTTGAGGAGAACGATGGTGGCAGCGGTGAGGACGAGTCCCAGGCATCGTCGACCGTCGGTAAAGACGATATCGTCAAGGGCTACGAATACGCCAAGGGCCAGTACGTGATGATCGAGCCCAGCGAAATTGCCAATCTCCGCGTGCCGTCGAAGCATGCCATCTCCATTGAGCAGTTTGTCGACGAGAGCGAGATCGATCCCGCGTACTTTGAGAAGCCCTACTTCGTCGCTCCCGATGGGGATGCGCAGGCGGAGGCCTTCGCCGTGGTCCGGGAAGCAATGGGCAAGGCCGGCAAGGTTGGCATCGGCAAGATTGCCTTTGCCGGACGCGAGCACGTCGTTGCCATCATGGCCAGCAAAGACGACGAGGGCCGCGGCCTGATGGCGTACACCATGCGCTACCAGGAAGAGTTACGCAATCCCAACGTGTACTTCGCCAGCATTCCCAAGGTGGAGATCGAAGAGGATCAGCTGGAACTCGCGCAGCAGCTCATCAAAAAGAAGACTGCGAAGTTCGATCCGAAGCGTTACAAGGATGGCTACGAGGTTGCACTCAAGGAACTCGTCGATGCAAAGGTCCACAACGAACCGATCCCTGTGGAAGAGCCAGCACCGAAGCGCGCGAAGGTCGTCAACCTGATGGATGCGCTGCGTAGTAGCCTCGCTGGCAAAGCCGATGCGGATGACGAGACTGACGCGCCGCCTCCCGGAACCAAGAAGACGGCTGCAAAGACCGAGACGAAGAAGTCTTCAAAGAAGAGCACGGTCACCGAGATGCCGCGTCGCGATCAGGTGACTCCGGAACGCAAGAAAGCATCGGCAAGCGTCAAGCCTGCGAAGGCTTCGCCCCGGCATAAGTCGGCCTAG
- the aceB gene encoding malate synthase A, whose amino-acid sequence MPNIAFKTPLTAADEQILTPEAIAFLGELHHNFNERRLALLQARIERQARLDAGERPNFLPETARIREAAWRCAPIPADLQDRRVEITGPVERKMVINALNSGAKVFMADFEDSTTPTWTNLLEGQANLRDAVRRNITFEDPKSGKSYKLNEKTAVLFVRPRGWHLPEQHMTVDGQPMSGSLFDFGLYLFHNAAELLARGSGPYFYLPKMESHLEARLWNDVIVFAQNHLGIPQSSVRATVLIETILATFEMDEILYELRDHSAGLNCGRWDYIFSFIKKLAADKSILLPDRGQVTMATHFMRSYSKLAIKTCHHREISAMGGMSAFIPIKSDPEANERALAQVRADKEREAGDGHDGTWVAHPGLVPIAMEVFDRLMPGPNQIEKKLEDYTVTADDLLQIPSGQITEAGLRQNVAVGLGYVEAWLRGIGCVPLFNLMEDAATAEISRAQLWQWVHHNATLADGRAVTADLVDTIIDEELGKTKPTVDAKRFAAYERAATMMRDLVRSDRFADFLTLPAYASVLKEGLA is encoded by the coding sequence ATGCCGAACATTGCGTTTAAAACACCGCTCACCGCAGCGGACGAGCAGATCCTTACGCCAGAGGCAATTGCCTTCCTCGGCGAACTCCATCACAACTTCAACGAGCGACGCCTTGCACTACTGCAAGCGCGCATCGAGCGCCAGGCACGGCTGGATGCGGGCGAGCGACCGAACTTCCTGCCGGAGACGGCCCGAATTCGAGAGGCTGCATGGCGCTGCGCCCCGATCCCAGCCGACCTGCAGGATCGTCGCGTCGAAATCACCGGGCCCGTTGAGCGCAAGATGGTTATCAACGCCCTGAACAGCGGTGCGAAAGTCTTCATGGCGGACTTTGAAGATTCCACGACGCCAACGTGGACGAACCTGCTGGAGGGCCAGGCGAACCTGCGTGACGCCGTCCGCCGCAACATTACCTTCGAAGACCCGAAAAGCGGTAAGAGCTACAAGCTGAACGAGAAAACCGCAGTCCTGTTCGTACGGCCACGCGGCTGGCACCTGCCAGAGCAGCACATGACTGTCGACGGCCAGCCGATGAGCGGTTCCCTCTTCGACTTCGGTCTGTATCTCTTCCACAACGCGGCAGAGTTGCTGGCACGCGGCTCCGGGCCGTACTTCTACCTGCCCAAGATGGAGTCGCACCTGGAAGCGCGGCTCTGGAATGACGTGATCGTCTTCGCGCAGAATCACCTCGGCATCCCGCAAAGTTCGGTACGTGCGACCGTGTTGATCGAGACAATCCTTGCAACCTTCGAGATGGACGAGATCCTCTACGAACTTCGAGATCATTCTGCGGGCTTGAATTGCGGCCGCTGGGACTACATCTTCTCGTTCATCAAGAAGCTCGCGGCAGACAAGAGCATTTTGCTGCCTGACCGCGGACAAGTAACGATGGCGACGCACTTCATGCGTTCGTACTCGAAGCTTGCCATCAAAACCTGCCACCACCGCGAGATCAGCGCTATGGGCGGCATGAGCGCGTTCATCCCGATCAAGAGCGATCCTGAGGCGAATGAGCGTGCGCTGGCGCAAGTTCGCGCGGACAAGGAGCGCGAAGCCGGCGACGGTCACGACGGCACATGGGTTGCTCACCCGGGGCTCGTCCCAATCGCCATGGAGGTCTTCGACCGCCTGATGCCGGGACCGAACCAGATTGAGAAGAAGCTTGAGGACTACACGGTCACCGCAGATGACCTGCTGCAGATCCCGAGCGGCCAGATTACGGAAGCCGGTCTGCGGCAGAACGTCGCCGTGGGTCTAGGCTACGTGGAGGCATGGCTGCGCGGCATCGGCTGTGTGCCGCTCTTTAACCTGATGGAGGATGCGGCCACTGCGGAGATCAGCCGTGCGCAGCTTTGGCAGTGGGTTCATCACAATGCGACGCTCGCCGATGGCCGGGCCGTTACGGCTGACCTTGTCGACACCATCATTGACGAGGAGCTGGGCAAGACCAAGCCGACCGTGGATGCGAAGCGGTTTGCAGCCTACGAGCGCGCGGCGACGATGATGCGCGACCTCGTCCGCAGCGACCGCTTCGCGGACTTCCTGACGCTGCCCGCCTACGCTTCGGTCCTCAAAGAAGGCCTGGCATAG
- the ligD gene encoding DNA ligase D: protein MAKAKKATNSAVSSAGDAVDEQLARYRSMRDFKVTAEPSGAAKWKTVEALPFVIQKHAATRLHYDFRLGWNGVLKSWAVAKGPSYNVHDRRLAVQVEDHPMEYGGFEGIIPRGQYGGGTVMVWDQGTWEPHVDVEEGLRKGSLKFGINGTKMHGNWTLVRMGGKAAQGGKPNWLLIKEHDEFERGPDDPCITEEMPNSAVTDRSLEEIATASTHVWNSKETAGESQAWYRDRARDADTASTGVKAAVRSASKPAAKGPGKLAAASAIDFSLIEKLPRERLPEFLKPQLAGETTAPPAGDEWMHELKLDGYRVQARKHGNSVELYTRSGLDWTHRMKPIAEAVKKLPVEDALLDGEVCVLDDKGLSSFARLQASFEKNEKHPLTFFVFDLLHINGHNPRNLPLRERKALLQSFVTGDADVRMSEDLVGDGTKIFHAACELHAEGIISKRADGVYSPGRSAQWVKSKCVHEQEFVVGGWVDLSNGTRGIGSLLLGYYDDAGKLIYAGRTGTGFTQKIHKMLRDKLDALEQKTMPFAAISAEGRRGAHWVKPKLVVQVRFATWTADQQVRQASYQGLREDKAADEVRREMGPPSAKHKIAASPVKADLAELKAPKKPLPKAAKVSVRDQKIALVKGSLPPSNEGSPMPAIRLTHPDKIVDPESGVTKQKLAEYLWAVAPQMLPPIADRPLSLVRCPEGSSKQCFYQKHVNHLLPKGVGSVMVADKKGGAPEPYITLNDAEALAGLAQMSVLEIHPWGSRNEHLEEPDRIIIDLDPDESLAWSTVCEAALEVRSLLDAMKLKSFVKTTGGKGLHVCFPIAPEHDFAVMKAWAHGLVQAMEKARPELYLSKMSKAARTGKIYLDYLRNERGATAVAPYSMRARAGLPVSVPLEWEELTGKERPRFTVEDFAEWRHRLASDPWNAMLLVRQKIRKDALERFAGKTKRS, encoded by the coding sequence ATGGCAAAGGCGAAGAAAGCCACGAACTCTGCAGTGTCCAGCGCGGGCGATGCTGTTGACGAACAGCTTGCTCGTTACCGCTCCATGCGCGACTTCAAGGTCACGGCGGAGCCCAGCGGCGCAGCGAAGTGGAAGACGGTTGAGGCGCTGCCCTTTGTCATTCAGAAGCACGCTGCTACGCGGCTCCACTATGACTTTCGGCTGGGCTGGAATGGTGTCCTGAAGAGCTGGGCCGTCGCCAAGGGGCCCAGCTACAACGTGCACGACCGGCGGCTGGCCGTGCAGGTGGAAGATCACCCGATGGAGTACGGCGGCTTCGAAGGCATCATTCCTCGGGGCCAGTATGGCGGCGGTACTGTGATGGTGTGGGACCAGGGGACGTGGGAGCCTCACGTCGATGTTGAGGAGGGCCTGCGCAAAGGCTCGCTGAAGTTCGGCATCAACGGCACCAAGATGCACGGCAACTGGACGCTGGTCCGCATGGGTGGCAAGGCCGCGCAGGGGGGCAAGCCAAACTGGCTCCTCATCAAGGAGCATGATGAATTCGAGCGCGGCCCGGACGACCCGTGCATCACGGAAGAGATGCCGAATTCGGCAGTGACGGATCGATCGCTCGAAGAGATTGCCACCGCCAGCACCCATGTGTGGAACAGCAAGGAGACCGCCGGCGAAAGCCAGGCCTGGTATCGGGACCGTGCACGTGACGCCGACACCGCATCCACGGGTGTAAAAGCTGCCGTGAGATCAGCGAGCAAGCCGGCCGCGAAAGGCCCGGGTAAGCTCGCGGCTGCCTCTGCGATTGACTTCAGCCTGATCGAGAAGCTGCCCAGGGAGCGGCTGCCGGAGTTCCTGAAACCGCAGCTTGCGGGTGAGACAACGGCACCACCGGCTGGCGATGAATGGATGCATGAACTGAAGCTTGACGGCTACCGCGTGCAGGCGCGGAAGCATGGCAACAGCGTGGAACTATATACACGCAGCGGGCTCGACTGGACGCACCGCATGAAACCCATCGCAGAGGCCGTGAAGAAGCTTCCGGTGGAGGATGCCCTCCTTGACGGCGAGGTGTGCGTGCTGGATGACAAGGGCCTTTCGAGCTTCGCGCGTCTTCAGGCTTCGTTTGAGAAGAACGAAAAACATCCGCTCACCTTCTTTGTCTTCGACTTACTGCATATCAATGGGCATAACCCGCGAAACCTGCCGCTGCGCGAACGTAAGGCGCTGTTGCAAAGTTTCGTCACCGGTGATGCCGACGTTCGAATGAGCGAAGATCTTGTCGGCGACGGCACAAAGATCTTTCATGCCGCTTGCGAACTGCACGCGGAGGGCATCATCTCGAAGCGAGCGGACGGAGTCTACTCCCCGGGCCGCAGTGCGCAATGGGTGAAATCGAAGTGCGTCCACGAACAGGAGTTCGTCGTGGGCGGATGGGTCGATCTGTCGAACGGCACACGAGGCATCGGCTCGCTGCTGCTGGGCTATTACGACGACGCGGGAAAGCTGATCTATGCGGGCCGTACCGGCACCGGCTTTACGCAGAAGATCCACAAGATGCTACGCGATAAGCTCGATGCGCTGGAGCAGAAGACGATGCCGTTTGCGGCAATCAGTGCAGAAGGTCGACGCGGCGCGCACTGGGTCAAGCCGAAGTTGGTCGTACAGGTCCGTTTCGCGACGTGGACCGCGGATCAACAGGTCCGGCAAGCCTCGTATCAAGGTCTGCGCGAAGACAAAGCTGCTGACGAAGTGCGGCGCGAGATGGGGCCACCGTCAGCGAAACACAAGATAGCTGCATCGCCGGTGAAGGCTGATCTTGCAGAGTTGAAGGCACCGAAGAAGCCTCTCCCGAAAGCTGCGAAGGTCAGCGTACGGGACCAGAAGATCGCACTGGTGAAAGGCTCACTGCCCCCGTCAAACGAAGGCTCGCCGATGCCGGCCATTCGGCTCACGCATCCCGACAAAATCGTCGATCCCGAGAGCGGCGTGACCAAGCAGAAACTTGCCGAATATCTATGGGCCGTCGCGCCGCAGATGTTGCCGCCCATCGCGGACCGACCTCTGAGCCTGGTGCGATGCCCAGAAGGTTCGTCGAAGCAGTGCTTCTATCAAAAGCATGTCAACCACCTGCTGCCGAAGGGCGTCGGCTCAGTAATGGTAGCGGACAAAAAAGGTGGCGCACCGGAACCGTACATCACGCTGAACGATGCGGAGGCTCTCGCAGGCCTGGCGCAGATGTCCGTGCTGGAGATTCATCCGTGGGGCTCGCGAAATGAGCACCTGGAGGAGCCCGATCGCATCATCATTGACTTGGATCCGGATGAGAGCCTGGCGTGGTCCACGGTGTGCGAGGCAGCGCTGGAAGTTCGCAGCCTGCTGGATGCGATGAAGCTGAAGAGCTTTGTGAAGACAACTGGCGGCAAGGGACTGCACGTCTGCTTCCCCATCGCTCCAGAGCACGACTTCGCGGTGATGAAGGCGTGGGCGCATGGTCTGGTTCAGGCCATGGAGAAGGCGCGTCCGGAGCTCTACCTGTCGAAGATGTCGAAGGCTGCTCGGACCGGCAAGATCTACCTGGACTACCTGCGGAATGAGCGAGGCGCTACGGCCGTGGCGCCTTACAGCATGCGCGCCCGGGCTGGGCTGCCGGTTAGCGTTCCGCTGGAATGGGAGGAACTGACGGGCAAAGAACGGCCGCGTTTCACGGTTGAGGACTTCGCAGAGTGGCGGCACCGGCTAGCGAGCGATCCCTGGAATGCCATGC